GGCGCGTGATGACAATCTAGTGTAAGCGCGTGAGTGAACTAAAGAGACCAATACAATTTTTTCTTACCGAACCAAAACAAAGCTTGTTAGCAAATAGTACACACaatctatctctctctcctatTCTCTCTCTCATCAAAATGGAGAATTCGCCAAGATACAGAGATGCTTCGACGAATCCGATTCCATCTCCTCGATGCAGTAGCAGCAGCACTGAAAGCAACAAGCCACCCACAACTCCGACCCGAAACCTAACCCCAAGATCCGAATCCGGAAACCCGTACCCGACAACTTTCGTCCAAGCCGATACCACTTCCTTCAAGCAAGTCGTCCAGATGCTAACCGGATCCTCAGACAGACCCAAACaccacaacaacaacacatCGTCTCTTAAACCCGACCCGAGATCCTCCTCTCCTTCCCAATTCTCTATCCCTCCGATCAAAGCCGTCCCCAACAAGAAACACTCTTCAGGGTTCCGTCTCTACGAGCGTCGTAACTCGATGAAGCACCTCAAAATCAACCCGTTAAACCCGGTTTTCAACCCGGTTAACTCGCCCCGGAAACCCGAGATCCTCTCTCCGAGCATCCTCGATTTCCCGTCTCTCGTACTCAGCCCGGTTACTCCTCTTGTACCCGACCCGTTTAACCGGTCCGGATCATCGAATCAGAGCTCCAACGACGAGGAAGAGAAGGCTATGAAAGAGAAGGGGTTTTATTTGCACCCGTCTCCGGCGACAACTCCGATGGATTCTGAGcctcgtcttcttcctctgttccCGGTGACTTCTCCTAGAGTCTCAGGTTCTTCTACAGCTTCATGAaaacacattaattttttttttttgtgatcttACTATGTATTATACGAGGGAAATTGTAACGCTGAGATGAGATGTTTGCGATTTGAAATTATCGCCTTcaattgtattttaatatatctctATGGTTTTATTGATTTGAATGCTCATGTTTGGCTTGTTTACTTCGTTTTTGTTGAGTTTATTCTCCAGATTTACGATTACTGGAAACAAATCACGATTAAGAAAATTTGAAtgaataacatataaaaaatagagtagTGGAAAATGTTGTTTTGCGATTTGTTTGTATTGTTTTGAGAAAATTGCCCTCAATGTTGAAATTTTACTGCAACGAGAAATATATTATTCaactatatgttttttttttcttaaatacacAACCAGTTACACATCCTTCAAACTTTTTTCAGTAGACAAGTGGTGAAGAAATTGGTCTTATAGCGAAACCAAAATGTGATTAAGAGATATGATCAAGTAATACATATGGAATTAGACTAGTTGTATAAATTTTTGCTTTTTGTTATATGTTTCGATTTTTTGTACTGTCAATGGTGAAAATTTACTGAAATTATAGAATTTTACGTTATTCTACTATAtgctatttttgtttaaaaaaatcagtTGCATCCTCCAATTCTTTTCTCAGTAAACTAGTGATGAAGAGATTGATTGGTCTAACAAATAGGTTCAACTTTCTTTTACTACTGTTTTGGATGTTGTTAAGGGTAACAATGGACAAAGAGtgtgaaaataaaataggggatgttttcttaaaaattactatattttattttcttcttttctgttAGAAAAAGGAGAATTTTCTAGGAAGAAAAGAGTAAACCGGATAGGAAGGAAGAGAGTGGGCTTAGCTGTCTAAAAAGAGTATTACATAGGCAAGAAATCTTgatcattattttgttttattttaatttcctaTGTTTTTGTTCTTTGATTTCATTTTCATGATTTGATAGGGGTTTTGAGATAAAACCACACCAATACTTTTTGCCTAATGATAACAAATATAGTTTTTTAACCATATTGTAGGGTAATTTTTGTGTTATAGGTTAACCCCGTTTGGTTACAGTTTGCTACATTAGAGTGCAATATTATTTGGTCACTGCTTGGATATGATATGCTGGGTCAAAAAATCATggttaaatttcatttttcaagTATAATTGAAAGTGGACAAAAGGCATATAGATTGGGAGGTAATGGGCACAAAAGGGTATGGCCCCATCTGGTCAAATGTTTAGGTTTAGAAGAAAAAGTGGAGAAAATAATTAGGAATGTTGAAACTTCCACATTTATGAGACGTGGTCTACCGAGCGTGGTCCACCGAgcaattaataattaatattgaaatGGTCTTTAGACCAAGTTAAATTAAACTTGACTCAATCTCACATATAAAAGGTTTAAAATTCtacatctttctttctctcttttttttttgatcaactctttctttctctctttaaaAGGTTGAAAATTCTCATGTGAAGAGAGTTGATCTTAGGGCCCACTTCCACTATTAGTGGTGCCACTGAAAGCGATTGCGGTTGACCCATAAcccattacattttttttgtttctttatatttttttatttaaaagttagaTTACCATGAAAGTTTAGGATGGTAAATACATAATCTTTTACATATCCGAAATCACCTTTGAAAATTCTGATGTAAATAATAGCATTTCGTACCAAGAATAGTTTGAATCTCGTTGTTATATTCTATCGGCAAGCTTACCCACCACAAtccaatccttttttttttgtgatgatGTTGTACCTAAATTTCTTAAATATGTACACTatcgatctttttttttttttgacgtctaTGTACACTATCGATCAAGATTTGATTACAAGTGCTTTTTATATTTAGAATACGAATATATCCTAAATATTTACTAtaacaaaagattttaaaactaaaagcaatgcaa
The sequence above is drawn from the Brassica napus cultivar Da-Ae chromosome A8, Da-Ae, whole genome shotgun sequence genome and encodes:
- the LOC106361690 gene encoding VQ motif-containing protein 4 — protein: MENSPRYRDASTNPIPSPRCSSSSTESNKPPTTPTRNLTPRSESGNPYPTTFVQADTTSFKQVVQMLTGSSDRPKHHNNNTSSLKPDPRSSSPSQFSIPPIKAVPNKKHSSGFRLYERRNSMKHLKINPLNPVFNPVNSPRKPEILSPSILDFPSLVLSPVTPLVPDPFNRSGSSNQSSNDEEEKAMKEKGFYLHPSPATTPMDSEPRLLPLFPVTSPRVSGSSTAS